The DNA region ACCAGTACATTTCacataagaatatttttttaatctctcATTAAAGTTCTGCAAACCAACATTTACAGAAAATGAAAGTTTATTTGGTTTCTCCATTGCATGACCATATCTAATGGCAGCAGCTAATTCAGCCTTAACTTTATCTTTTTCACAGTCAGATAATTTGGCTTTACCATGTTTTGTATAAGCTCTGACGGCAAGGATATCTCCTAATGCTGTCAAACCCATTGATTTCATCATTTCGTCAGTGGATGCATTAATAGCTTTACCATCCATCTGAAACAGAcaatagaaataataataaaatgtttGGATATATtattatctatctatctaccaagtggtaagaaaataaaattaatagtaACTAATACCTTGTTGGTTCTCAAAGTATCTACTGTAGGATTGTTCACACCTCTTTTAATCAGAAATTGGCAGatctataaaataacaaaaaagtggGGGATCAGACAGgacagtttagctagctaaacttttcagttttgataGCTATGCAGCTAGCTACAAAGTAAATCACAAGATTTGGATATCTCAATACGGAAATGACACACTTTATATCCTTAATTACTTACTTCTTCGACTGACACTGTTGCCATAATCAATATAGTCCTTTCTGCGTCCGTGTCAAAGGAAAGCAATATCTTGTTAAAATCAATTTGTCACAATGTCATTATTCGAAATCGCAGCCATTAGAGCAAATACGACattagtattaaaaaatataagcttAAAAAATCTTCTTTGCTTCCAATATTATTAGTTATACGTAGACGCCACAAAACCATGTGGTTATTCCCTAGGACGTCCTAGCGATACAGgttctctaggacgtcctagagccccgtaggacgtcctagaTATACTTAGGACGTCTTGAGACCCTTAGGACGTCCTATAGCcccgtaggacgtcctagatattcctaggacgtcctagagaacCTGTAGGACGTCGTATAGAcccttaggacgtcctagagaacctgtaggacgtcctagagtcCCGTAGGACGTTCTAGATATtcctaggacgtcctagagaatCTGTAGGACGTCCTAGATATTCTTAGGACGTCTTAGATtcacttaggacgtcctagagtcCCGTAGGTCATCCTAGACACCctgtaggacgtcctagagccccgtaggacgtcctagagcccCGTAGGTCATCCTAGACACCctgtaggacgtcctagagattTTTAGGACGTGCTAGAAGTTTGCAGGACGTCCTAGACACCCGTAGGACGTCCTACAGATCCGCAGGACGTCATAAAGAAACTGTGAAAGTAGTGGTGCGATTTTTGGCAGATATGACGCTCCGTATAAAGATATAATAAAccagtatacaaaaaaaacatgccTCTCCATCTTAGGgatcaaaaaaatgtgtttaaaaataacatGCTCGCCATTGTGTATGGAATTGATTCAACAGTGACTGTGACGATCGtaaatgtttttaacagtgttataaaaggaaaattttttgacTGCATATATTTTGTTATCTATGCAATGTTCTCAGCTTGTGTTATAGAAATATCAGTTTACAGCACAAAGTAgatatgttttattaaaaatatgtgtCCATATAATTTACACCTATtggaaacaacaacaacttaatTAAATTGCTAAGTCCATTTTCGCAGCGACGTCGACGCAACGTTAAGCTGCGGCATAAATCTGACGCCGAAATTTTGGGTCTGACCTACGTCGGTTTAAGATCGAAATGTGACGTCAAATAAACGGCTGTTAAGAGACGTTGAGACTTAGCCACGACAATACACCGACGTCCATACAACATCGTGTGCCAGCTGTGTTAAGATGCAAAATTACATGCGTTAACCGTCTTAATATTTCATGGGAGATGAAAAAAACGCAGTAGTGCCATGGTTTGTGTCAACGAACTTCTCGCTATGTTTACACTTTTGCAACATGATccgaacaaaaacatttaaaaatgacaagttcccttcacaaatgaaaaccactcatgaaatttttcttgttgtgttaatgtttatttaaattaaatattattattcgAAGAGAATTTATAACAGATAAAAGAGATCGTATGcatcatttattttaattttgtttacgtTCTTTCCTGTACTTAAGAGATAGAAGATTAACAAGAAAAAGTTCTGAAAAATGCAGCCGACGAtggaatgttaaaaaaacatcaTATTTAATTATTACACCTCATATATTGTAAATTTAGAAGAATTATGCTGTCTCACTTCGAAGTTGTTGTGGGCGTGCTTTTAGTTGCTTCTTCTGGAGAGATTATAGAACTTGGAAAGACACTATTTAAGTGCAGAGACAAGCCCTCTACACAGTACATCTTCCTATGTAATATAGTTCTTATCATGTTTACTCAGACAGTATTCAGTACATCCACCTTATTTGCATCTGCTTTTTTCAAGGAGAAAATATTACATGGTAGCAACTGTGAAATTGATGGCTTCAGTGCAGCGTGCTGCGCATTTGCGATGATTATGCAGATGACTTTGCTCTGCTTACAATATGTTCAATCGCCTTCCTTTGAGGGAAAATATAAACAGACGTTTTCAGCCGTGTTTAGTTGGATTTGGGGAATCATTTGGGCTGTTTTCCCATTTTTTGGTATTGCGAAATGGGTGCCCCATGGGGAGAATGAGTTTTGCTGTTTAAATTTTTCTAGTAAGCATCAAGAAGATCGGTATTATTTTTTCGCTCTATTTGTGTTCACTTTCATTATTCCTGTCTTTTTTATGGTATTGTGTTATTACAAGTGCAAATTTATAAAGGCAAAGGAAAATGTTGGTAAAATTGCTGAATtgacttttcttttaaataacgtGTTTTCTGTGGCATTGGTATTAATTGTGTTTTGGTTACCGTACGGTGCGACATCTGTTTTGTACATTAATGGTTATGGAAACTTGGTTAGCTCTGGTGTAGATACATTCTCCATGTTTTGTGGTATATTTTCGTACATTGTCGTAGCATTTACAATCACAAGTAGCATTAAAGCACACTTGAGTGAAGAAAAAGTGGAGAAAATAACGCATGAGCAACTGAAAAGGTATTCTTTATTAATaggtttttagtttttttagaaattgtattCCAATTTTCTTCTCATATGCCCCGGAGTTTATAAAACGGGGGCGGAGAAAGTACATAAAGATAGATTGCGGGGTGGCTGAAAAAGTAAGAACAGTTTTCCGAATATCTTCATGAAAGGGTAAAATCGACTGTCCATAGACACATTAGTTAAATTATGTGAAAGGAAAGACGTGGATgtcaaacaaaatatatattttactggAAATTAACATGCCTCTGACGTTCTGAAGGAAATTAAAGCCAATTAGGAAGAAATCATTATAAAGAAATCAACGTACATATAAATTCTGTGAATTGATTTCATTACCATTTTGTTTGCCTTGTCCCTTTTCTTGTTTTCTTGAATCTTATGTAATTATAATCTTGTTTTCTTGGTTCTATTATCTGTTTACATGATTTTGtgcgagaaagttttaaaacttttgatcACGTTGCTTTGTTTTGAATGAACAGGTTTTTTGTTAATGGGTTTTAAATCACCTTTTCTTCATGTGGATAATTCGCCTTTGATTTTGAATCTGCCTATGCTTACTAGCGTTATActcgaaaaagtttttttttatttgttatcctATTTTAAATTCACTCTGATTTACTTATATAGGAGATAAATAAAAGGAGAGGATAAAATTGTGTCTCAAAGGTGCGGCTTATTAAAGAGAGGGAGGTGTGAGCACATGAATGAAATGGACTGGAAATAGGAAATACGGTATTGCACACTCTATACACTTAAAGTGATCTTACATATTCCGCTTAGAATTTGCTTCTCATAGTCCCTTTCGGCCGCAAAAGAGATGTATTAATGCGAATAGTTTTGTAATAATGTGGATTCTTTAAAGAGTCCAATATCTACATAGCTATAACTActtgctgttttgtcaccttaTCGCCatttttttgactatttttagaaagagaaagaaaaatgtCAAGAAAACTTGATTGTCGGAGCTATCTCGTTAATATATCGACCAGAGGTATAagaagattttaattttaagagaATGATAATAATCATAAAAAAGACGAACTTATATTCACTTCGTTTTTATAGTCAtttcacaaatatttttaattttggaaaaaacaggtgtacttttttatttcatgtatAAATCGGTTTGCATTCCGTGACCTTTGTTGTGAATGTTTTATCGTCTAGTAATTATAATACTCGCTATCTGTTGTGAACCGCTTCAAAAACTAAGAGTTTTGTAATATTACGCAGTTATAATTGCATCTACAATTCTTTAATTACGGAAGGCGCGAAGCGCCGCAATGTAATTGGGATTTTATGAAAATAATCGAAGTACGATCTAAGATTGGATAATCGGGACTATTCGCGCATAATATAGAAAACCAGACAAACACGGAAGCCGCAGTGGGTGTacaataatataataaacaaaattcgTGAGAATGCAACCATCGGATATCTAATtattttccataaaaaatatatatacaaagaggACGAGCATCACTTGTACAAATTTTTGTTGTCTAAAACGGaatatataaaaagtaaataattgGTAACGAACTACCCTTGTCGTTGAGCGGTGGGtgggaaaattttattttacagatgTTTTGACCAAATAGCAAATGTTCAAAAAGCAAATTTCATGACATCTGCTTGCTGAAGTCAGAAACAACattgttgtcttttttaaattcatCTCCCTATCAGAAAGACAAGTGTTGTTTGGTAAAGCTGTTCAGTATCCCATATACAAACATATTTTGGTTTTGTTGTTCCTCATTAAAAATACCTGACATCAATGAACAAACATTGTGGACTATTGGTGTATTATCCACTTTTCTGTGATAAGCTGAAATAGCATATCTGTGACCATTGACAACTGCATATTCAAACTTTTGTTCatacaaaaaagcaaaaaaatctaGAACATATCTCACATCACATTCATaggattaattttttgtttatcacACCAGCATACCCATTTTCTCCACGCCGATTCATAATTAGCTAAAGCGCCTTTTCTTTTGGCCTTAAGGATAAGATCTGAAGCTCGCGTTGAAATGCCTTCTGCAAGTAGGCTATTTCTGAAATTTTCAAACCACTAGAGACAATGTTTTGTTTGCACTACTTTGCTTTTTTACTACTTTCCCTGTCAGTGAGAATTGGTGGAATGCTTAGGTTATGCCCCATACCTTCCAATTCTGTTAAAATGCATCCGTCGCCTGACTCCGAGTCTGGCTTCCAGGCTTTATACAGTGGAATTTGATTACATGCCTTTAAAGCAAACAGATCCACTGATGGGTTTCCTAACCTTTTGCAAATCTGATGGAACACCTGGGAAGACAGTAGCCATTCGCTAGACTCTTGAAAATTTATTGAAGCTTAATTTGCTTTGATCTTCAACTTCCCTGGAAGATATTTGGTAGCAATCGTGATTTCTTAGGTACACTTTTTTATTCGAAAGCGTCTGGCTCGTAGCCGGCCGAGGGTTCCACCAAAGTCCCTAAATATTCTTGCTTGGTTAACGTAATTCTGTCCACTGGTTGGCAAGTTGATTTCTTTGCTGTAGAAGTAGGGGCAAATGGTTATTGCGCGAGAACAACCACATCGTGTCTGAAAAGCATATTCCACCtcaaaaaaccttgaaaaaatTAGTATGACAGCTTCTTTCTGTGTATGGATCCCAAGACTCCTTAATTAAGGCACCGGGAACGAGAAAGACTTTTCCACCCAAGGGTCGTTTATCAGGTCCACACACTGCGGCCTCTCTAAAAATCAACAAAGGCAATACGTGCTATGCCAATGTTATTTTGCAAGCACTAAGTACTATCCCATCGATATGGTCCCAGAGTGCTTCGGAGTCGTCCCGTTTGTCACCAATTATGAGGGCGATTGCTCTTAACATGACCATGCTAAACCGTTCTTTGACCCCCGTTGATCCTTCAAACTTTCTCAAGGCCATGGAACGTAAGATACACTCTTCTGGAAATTCAACTTTCCAATACAATTCTCAGCAAGATGTAGCAGAGATGTTACTTCTTGTCTTTAATGAATTGAAAGGGTTTTCGGTAATTGTGTCTCAGAAGATCTCGACAGAAGTATCGGTGTCAGTTAGCTGTAACACCTGTCTCTGTTCTTCAGTTACTGTTGAAAATGAGGACACCCTAACACTGTTACCGTCTTCCAGCGTCCAATTGTCAGTTAGTACATTTTTAGATTCTGAACATCTGGAGTATGAAAATAAATGGTTTTGCCCACAATGTTTCCTGCACCAAGAGAGCACTAGGGAAACATGGATTACGAGGAATGCCGAAATTTTAACCTAGCACCTGAAAAGGTTTGCAAGAGATAGAGAACATCTGGTTAAGgacaataaattttttgaaagtttttcctCTTCTAATCCTTATCTCAATATCCCGATATCTAGTGACTCGGACACATCTTTTATTCAAAAGTATCCTTTGGTAGCTGTGATAAATCACTCTAGAACATTGAATGCGTGCCACTGTTGGGCCCATAATAAAGATTGGACCACAAACTCTTGGTACCTCTGCAATGATAAGGAAATAACTAAAGTTGATCCAAGAACGCTCAACAACACTAcatcatattttttcttttatacctgctactagttttttttgtttttttactctttttaaAATAGCTTCGCTGTTGCTTTATGCTTGTACTTCCAGGGTCATgggggaggaaaatgtaaaGCCAAGCGGTTTTGTATTACCTCAGCTGGTTCATACAAGCCATTTTACCGCAAATACCCAGAGGATAAAGAGTTTAGttcactcttctctggtaacttaaaagaagcttagcaagggggtttgctttTACATTGTatttgggtgtaacgaccccaaTTTTTACTCCATttcagtaaggtgcccaagtttacAAACTTGatcttcaggcttgacaaccctgctgtccttagtcaaaatattgacaggctggtcctgtcgtgacaacctcctgtgtaaggcttAGTGTTGAGGCCCTGtgacacatgtggaaagctacagccagagtcacaagatctggcgcacaggagggttttatttaattcttttttatataatatattttttgacatatacattttttctatttgtgttcgatctgtaaccagtccgtttatgttgttagctttgtcttgtgtcgtattgtttgtgatagaaggattttttttctgtttacgaTTTTCTTAAAGAATGGTTTTAGGTCCAAGTGATAAAAACAGACACACAGAGTTTTCAGATTGACTGGTTCTTCGTCATCTCTCAGCTTTTTGAACTTTGTGTTGGGTTTGAGTGGAGTAGCTACTTGCTTGCAATTTTCCATTCCAAATCGTTTCAGCACAGATGATAAGAACGCGTGTTGGTCGATTGTAAGTACCCCATCCTTACGGTTTCGTTTGACGGCCATCCCAAGAATGTAGTGAATTTCCCCTTCGTCACCCATTTCGAAACGTTCATCTATCTGTTTCTTTTCGGAGAGGAGTTTTTTGTCGTTGTTTGATGCAATCAGCAGGTCGTCGACGTATACAGCAATAAGGAGGATAACTTCCTGTCCGTCCTTGATGAATCGTTTGAGATAGATGCACGGGTCAGCATCGTTTTGTATGTATCCTGATTCCTTGAGGTATTCGTCGATGGTTTTGTTCCAGCTTCGTGCAGACTGTTTCAAGCCATAGAGACTCTTTCGCAATCGACAAACCTTGTTCGGATGTTTCTTGTCGATGAAGCCTTCCGGTTGCTTAACGAGAATCTCTTCCTCGAGATCTCCATTTAGGAATGCTGTTTTAACATCCATTTGGTGGAGGTTTAAATCAAGTTGATTGGCAATGGCTTGTACAGTACGAATAGAACTATACTTTGCGACAGGTGAGAAAACTTCGTCAGAGTCGACACCGGGTTTTTGAGAGTATCCCCGTGCAACAAGACGAGCTTTACACCATGTGATCTCGCCTTTAGCATCACGTTTGTGCTTAAAGACCCATTTACTGCCAACAATGTTCTTACCGGGGGGTAAGTCAACCAAGTCCCAGGTTTGGTTCTGTTTCAGCGAATCAAATTCATTACGAAGTGCTTCAGACCATAGCTTTGAGTTCACACCGCTTAAAGCTTCTTCAATGGTCGTTGGCTCCTCAGTGTCCATAGCTGCGACCGATGCCGCCTCCATCAGGTTCCACCAATTACCTGTCAGAACGTTCAGTCTGTCAGGTGGTCTCCTTGCTCGTTGTGGTCTGGCATCTTCTTCGACTGGCATCTTCTTCTGCCTCAGCTTCTGCCTCAGCTTCTGCCTCAGCTTCTCTGAATGTTCCAGTGAAAAATTCGTGAGTTACGTTGTCCGATTTTTCGATGTCAAAAGCGTTCTCTACGAAGATGACATCACGACTTCGAAGCATCTGGATTGTACAGTTTGTACCCGTTTTCGTTCGCAGGGTATCcaacaaaaacgcatggaaACGATTTCTTCTGGAGTTTTCCATTACGTTTTGATTCAGGAATATGCACGTACGTTTTGCAGCCACACACTTTCAGGCCACTAACTTCAGGCTTTTCACCGTGCCAAAGTTCATAAGGCGTTGCTCCCTTCAGTGCAGCAGTAGGACTTCGGTTCCGTGTGTAGGATGCGGTAGATACAGCTTCAGCCCATAGGTTAAGGGGTTTCTTTGCGTGATGCAGCATTGATCCTGCAGTTTCCAGTAGGGTGCGGTTCATGCGTTCAGCAACTCCGTTTTGTTGTGGAGAGTATGGAATGGTCGGTTCACGTTGAATTCCTCGATTGTTGCAGAATTCGTCAAAGTCCTTTAAGAAGTATTCACCACCATTATCTAAGCGAAGGCGTTTTATAGTTTCGTTCTCCACGTGTAATCGTTCGACTTTCAATCCAGTGAGATTTTCAACAAGGTTTACAAACTGCCCAAACTTTTCAAGGACTTCAGACTTTTGCTTCATCATGTAGACAGTAGTGTATCTTGAGAAATCGTCTATAAAAGTCACAAAGTACCTGGAACCTCCCACTGAAGGTACATCCATCGGTCCACACACGTCACTGTGAATCAGCTCGAGCAATCTGGTTGTGGTGCTTTGCGATTTCTTTGGGAATGATTTGCGATGCTGTTTCCCCATTGCACATCCTTCGCAGATTCGATCGACGGCTTCCTTGGTATCGATATTCAGGCCATTTACCATCTCTTTATCGTTTAAGAGTTTGAGGTTGTCGTATCCCAGATAACCGTATCGTTGGTGCCACAGCTCGATTGAATCCTGTTTGATTGTTTTCCCGATACAGCACGTTTCCTCGTTTCGTGGCTTTATCGTGTTAAGTTTGTAAAGTTTACCGTACTTATGTCCAATAGTATACTGCTTCCCCTCCTTGGTGATATCGCAATCCTTGCCTTTGAACTGCACATCGACTCCCTTATCGGTTAGGTAAGATAGAGAGAACAGTTTGTTTTGGATCTTCGGCACGTAAAGTACGTCGTGTAGCACAGTTTTGACCTTTTCATTTTTGCTCAAAATGGTCAAATGTACCATTCCTTTCCCGAAAGCATTCAGCACGTGATCATCGGCGAGTTTTACCTTTATAGGCGTTTCAAAACTGAAATAGTCTCTTAAGCTTTTCAAATTATGGGTCATGTGAGAAGAAGCACCAGAGTCAATCCACCACTCATCCTCGTTTACTTCAGAGGATTTCAGAGCTAGTTCATTATCGTGATCATCGTTAGCGAGATTTGCGTTTTCTTTCTTCTGGTCACTTTTCTTCTTAAAACAGTCACGAGCATAATGTCCTGGTTTCTTGTAGTAATGACATTTACCGGATTTCATGTTGTTGGGCTTTGACGAAAAAAGGGCATCACCAGAAGTTTCAGCTTCAGCAGGCTTTTTCTTTTGGTTTTCGTGAATAAGCCTGTCCCTAACATAATCCCAGGTTAGATTGTCCTCAGCAATTGTTTCAAGCGCCGTTATTAAATAGTTATACTCTTTGGGTAAACTACTAATAAGAAGAATAACTAGGTCCTTTTCTGCAATAGCATCATCAATCGCTTCCAGgtgttctgacaatgtcttaaTGTTGTTTATGTGTTCAGTCATATTTTGACCTCTAGCCATCTTTGCTGAATATAATTTTCTCCGATAGAAAATCctttttgaaagtgttttttgctgaaaatgttttttaagattttccCATGCTTCCTTAGCCGATTTCGTGGAGCGAACGTAAATTTGTAAGTTTGTTGAAATTCCAAAACAAATGGCGGCAAACGCTTGGTTCTCGCGTTTCTTGATTTGACGTTTCTCAGCCTCCTGCATATCATCCTCTATGGTTTCATCACCGGTTACAATCTCTCAAAGATCTTTTCCGATTAAATACATTTTCATGTTGAATTTCCATGAATGATAGTTTTCAGCAGTCAGCTTCTCAATTTTGAAAGTTGCGTCTTCAGTTGCCATcgtaaaaaatcaaattcaacaaaacaaaattatttcagtACTCGATATAACATTAAAAAGTGTCTGGGCCCATAACCTGATAAAAACAGACACACAGAGTTTCTCACTCATAGAGTACTTTTTCTCtcataaagaacaagctgatcACAGAAAAAcgtagagaataaaaaaatgtgcgTAATATAATGCA from Hydractinia symbiolongicarpus strain clone_291-10 chromosome 6, HSymV2.1, whole genome shotgun sequence includes:
- the LOC130647364 gene encoding opsin-3-like; protein product: MLSHFEVVVGVLLVASSGEIIELGKTLFKCRDKPSTQYIFLCNIVLIMFTQTVFSTSTLFASAFFKEKILHGSNCEIDGFSAACCAFAMIMQMTLLCLQYVQSPSFEGKYKQTFSAVFSWIWGIIWAVFPFFGIAKWVPHGENEFCCLNFSSKHQEDRYYFFALFVFTFIIPVFFMVLCYYKCKFIKAKENVGKIAELTFLLNNVFSVALVLIVFWLPYGATSVLYINGYGNLVSSGVDTFSMFCGIFSYIVVAFTITSSIKAHLSEEKVEKITHEQLKRKRKKNVKKT